The window GCCAGATGCCTTCCGGTGTGGCCGCCGCACGCCCCGCATTCCACACCCCCGGCTCACGGTCTGCCGGGGGGGCGGCAGGTACACTGCCCGCTATGACACCTCACCGTCCCCTGGGCCGCGCGCTGCTGGCCCTGCTGGTGGCTGGCACGCTGGCCAGCTGCGGACAGAGCCTGACCGGCACCTCGGCCACGGGCGGGCGCGACCCGCTGCAGTTCGTGGAGTCGCCGGCTGGCCTGGCGCCCGCCTATGTCAATGAAACTTATGCGGCGCCCCTGACCGTCTCGGGCGGCGCGGGGCCGTACACGGTGCGCAAGGTCAGCGGCACCCTGCCCCCGGGCCTCACGCTGCAGGGCCAGCAGCTGAGCGGCAAGCCGGAAAAGACCGGCACCTATACCTTTACCGTGGAGGTGACCGATTCCACCCTCAGCACCAAGAGCCGCACCATCACCCTGAATGTGCAGGACCTGCCGCCGCTGAGCCTGGCCCCCACCCTGCCAGCCGGGCAGATTCGCGGTGAGACCCGCATTCCGCTGACCATCACCGCGCCGCGCAGCGTGCGGGCGGCGCGCTTTGCCTGGGACCTGCCGGCCGGCGTGATTGTCACGCGGGTCCAGCCCGAGGGCAACAACGTGCTGTTCTGGCGACAGCAGGGCAGCCGCGTGGTGGTGGACCTGGGCTTCAAGACTGTGCCGCGCACCGGCGCCCGCGTGGCCCTGCTGACTGTGAAGCCCACGGGCCCCGTCGCCCTGGCCGCCCCCACCCTGGCCTACGAGGCCCGCGACGGTGAGGGCAAGCTGCTCTCGCAGAAACTCTTCCCCGACGAGCAGAAGAAGCTGGACGAGCAGAAAGCCGCTGAACAGAAGGCGGCAGAACAGAAAGCAGCAGAACAGAAAGCGGCGGAGCAGAAGGCGGCGGAACAGAAGGCCGCCGAGCAGAAAGCCGCCCCGAGCGCACCCGGGAGCACCCCGGCGGGCACCGGGACTGGAACGGGGACCGGAACAACAGGGACTGGTACGCCCACCACCACCCCCGTCACCCCACTCCCTGCGCCGGGCGGTGGCAAGTGAGGGCGCTGTGGCTGGCGGCCCTGCTGGGCGCCGCGCCTCTGGCGGCGGCCACCACCGCCCCCACCCTGACCCTGGAGCAGCAGGCGAAAAAGGCCGAGGTAATTGTGCGCGCCAAGCTGGGCCCGGCGGCCGAGGTCAGGGTGGGCGAGCTGATTTACAGTGTCTATCCGCTGACGGTGACCGAGACCATTGCCGGCGACCCGGCGCGGCTGCCACAGCACGAGGGGGCCCCGGCGCTGTTCGTACTGAAGGACCTGGCCGACCTGCCCCCGCTGTCAGCCGGGCAGGAGGTGGTGGCCCTGCTGTACACGGCGCGGCTGGACAGTCCGTTTGTGGGCTTCAACCAGGGCCTGTACGCGGTCAGCGGCGGATCGGTGAAGGCCGGTACCATCACCGATCCGGTCAAACTGCGCGAGGCCATTCTGAGCGCGCGGGGGCAGCGGTGAAGCGGGCGCTGCTGCTGGCCGCGCTGCTGCTGGCGTCTGCCCAGGCGGCCAGCGTGAAACTGCGCCCCCAGGGCGAGGAGCTGACCCGCGCCGTGCGCGAGGCCCTGAGCGCCCTGAGCACCCCCGAGTTGCCCGTGACCCTGGACGCCAGCGGCGGCGTGATCCTGGCGCTGGGCGGCGCGGCCCCCTTCAACCCGGATGTGGCGGCGCGCGTGGTGACCGTGAACGGCGAGCGGCGCATTGAATTCAATCCGCGTGGGCCGCTGCCGCTGCAGGAGGCCATCCGCGCCGAGCTGGCGCGCGAACTGCGCCTGACCGAGTGGACCCCCGCCGCTGCCCGCACCCGCCTGAGCGGCGCCGACCTGAACGGCGACGGCCGGATTGACCTGACGGACCTGGCCCTGCTGATGGCCAACCACGGCAAGACCACCCCGGTAGGTGACCTGAGCGGCGACGGCAAGGTGGATGACGCCGACGTGCGCCTGTTCGGCGCCCAGTACAAGCCCTGAGACGGACGGCCGTCTGTTGCGCCGACCAGCCGGGCCTGTTCCGGCTGGTCGGCTTCATGCCCCGAGGGGCGCCCGGCCGGCTCTTTCCCGCGCCGCTCGGATGGAACTGCTGTTGCACTGGTCGGAGTCTGTATGAGTTCCTGGTTCCGGGGCGGGACTGGGCGCGCACCTTTGCCGCCCCCGCCGCCCTGCTACGCTGCCGGGCATGACAGGCGACGACACCATTGACTTGCAGGACTTCCTGAAACTGCGCGGGCTGGTGGAAACCGGCGGCGAGGCCAAATTCCGCGTGCAGGGCGGCGAGGTGCGCCTGAACGGTGACATCGAGACGCGGCGGCGCAAGAAGCTGCGCCGGGGCGACGTGGTGGAATACGCCGGGCACCGCGTGACGGTGGACTGGTAGGGCCGTGGGCGCCTACGAGGATGCCGTGCTGGACTACCGCCGCCGCAAGGACGAGCACTTCGCGGCTGGGGGCGGTCCGGTGGAGGCGGCCACCTTTCAGGGCCTGCACTACTACCCCCCGGACGAAGCCTGGGCGTTTACGCTGCCCCTGACCCTGCGGCCCCAGGACGCGGGCACAGAGGTGACCCTGGCGACCAACACCGGCGAGACACGGACCATGGCGGGCTTTGCCGAGGTCACGGTGCCCCTGCCGGGAGGGCAACACACCCTGCTGGTCTTTGCCCCCCTGGGCGAGAACCGCCCGGCGCGCGTCTTCGTGCCCTTCCGGGACGCCACGAGC of the Deinococcus arcticus genome contains:
- a CDS encoding RNA-binding S4 domain-containing protein; translation: MTGDDTIDLQDFLKLRGLVETGGEAKFRVQGGEVRLNGDIETRRRKKLRRGDVVEYAGHRVTVDW
- a CDS encoding DUF1684 domain-containing protein — protein: MGAYEDAVLDYRRRKDEHFAAGGGPVEAATFQGLHYYPPDEAWAFTLPLTLRPQDAGTEVTLATNTGETRTMAGFAEVTVPLPGGQHTLLVFAPLGENRPARVFVPFRDATSGMETYGAGRYVDAPVDWQLGGDGPLIRLDFNLAYHPYCAYSPAWVCPLPPRENWLPEQVAAGEKLG
- a CDS encoding Ig domain-containing protein, translated to MTPHRPLGRALLALLVAGTLASCGQSLTGTSATGGRDPLQFVESPAGLAPAYVNETYAAPLTVSGGAGPYTVRKVSGTLPPGLTLQGQQLSGKPEKTGTYTFTVEVTDSTLSTKSRTITLNVQDLPPLSLAPTLPAGQIRGETRIPLTITAPRSVRAARFAWDLPAGVIVTRVQPEGNNVLFWRQQGSRVVVDLGFKTVPRTGARVALLTVKPTGPVALAAPTLAYEARDGEGKLLSQKLFPDEQKKLDEQKAAEQKAAEQKAAEQKAAEQKAAEQKAAEQKAAPSAPGSTPAGTGTGTGTGTTGTGTPTTTPVTPLPAPGGGK